One stretch of Cololabis saira isolate AMF1-May2022 chromosome 15, fColSai1.1, whole genome shotgun sequence DNA includes these proteins:
- the pkib gene encoding cAMP-dependent protein kinase inhibitor beta: MTEVEPVLDFATSGRSGRRNALPDILGSPAGMNPGDLPLKLGELTLEDGPGGAQSPTAGEPPAPPEGSEGKEGS; encoded by the exons ATGACGGAAGTGGAGCCGGTGCTGGACTTTGCCACCTCCGGCCGCTCCGGGAGGAGAAACGCTCTGCCTGACATCCTGGGGTCTCCAGCAGGAATGAACCCCGGTGACCTGCCGCTGAAGCTCGGTGAGCTGACGCTCGAAG ATGGTCCAGGAGGAGCTCAGTCTCCCACAGCAGGGGAGCCTCCTGCACCGCCGGAGGGCTCAGAGGGGAAGGAGGGCTCgtag